GCAACAAAATATTCAGTCAGTAGTGAGTAAGTtgggtgatttgatttgatttcacACTGAGGACCAAAAGAGATGACAAATAACTTCTATCTTCCTGTGCTTCAGGTGTGAAGAAGATTTCCTGTAGATATACTGCAGTGTTTCTGGGtctcctctgtcttttcctCCTTGCTGGACTCTTAACTCTGGTTTTCCTGTGTAAGTACTTATACAACATGCTGCTAAAATACTTAGAAAGTGATACAATTTAACAGTTCTTGATGCTTATGTATAAAACAGGCAAATCTGAGTTGGACCAGGAACAAACCAGTTACAAAGAGCTGGAAGACAAACTTAACCAGTTAAAAGACAGTTACAATGATCTGGCTAAAGTGCGAGAGCAGCTACAACAAAAACTTGAGATCACAAGGACAAATAAGCTTCCGAGTAAGTTATAAATTTCTTTGTTCTTGTTGGGTTAATGTCATCACTCAAAGTGATCTGTACATATCTACGTTTAGCCATCAGCAGAAGGGCTACAGTGTTTGCATGCATGTAACGTTTGCAGCTGTTGTAAATGTTGTAAGTCTAAAAGGTGACCTTTGACACTTTTTTCCTCTAGCCTACAAAAAAACCATCTTAACATTAATGTATCACCAATGGTCTTAATGCAAAATATGACAATTGTAGATCAAAAAACTATTGCAGTGACAAAAATCTCACTACCATAAACTCTTAAGAGTTTATCAAGGTTCTCTGAATTGTGTAGAGCATGTTCAAACCTGCACAATGACATTTGTTCCAGATTTGTTTTATTAGTGTTGCTTAAAAGACAACTTGCACTTATCATTTTTAGTGAGATAAAGTAGTTCCCTCTAAAAGTCAGTCACAATTCACCTTTGAATCCATGAGTTAAAACTAACATTGTGGTTTTGGTCATTTCCTTCCTGTTTGCCCTCTGACATCACCAGTTTCTGTTGGAACAATCTCTTTGAACACAAGAGATCACTTTGTGGGAAAAACCCAGTTGATCAGCGGTGTCTGAAATACTGTCTGGCATCAACAATCATGACATGTTTAAATTACCTTTCTTCACTTCTTAAATCTCTTAATTTTTTAGAAACCAAGTAACTTAACCTGAACCCCAGTTTCAAtcactgtttctttctcttAATAGCACAGTATCCTACTGGAATGCCCACTGGGCCTCTCCAACCTTCAGTTTTATGATGGAAGCAAATTAGTTCTGTTGCACTTACTGTAAGTTATAACCTTGCTCTGTTTTTATGTGCTGCTGACAAAGAGGACAAATGTCCTCTTTGGGTGAGTTTTGGTCCCAGCTGTTACTACATATCAAGTGAAGTGAAGACCTGGGAAGAGAGCAGAAAGGACTGCCAGAGGAGAAATTCTGACTTGGTGATAATCAACAGTGACGAGGAACAGGTGagagataataataaatacctgGCACTTATTAGTggtaaaagcacaaaaatgtTGGGCTTGGAACGACAATGCATGAGTCAAACATACTGCTTCAGGATTATGattcttttgcttttgttttgggCAGAAATTCATTATGAGCCTAGGCAAAAGAGTTTGGCTTGGCCTGACTGACCAAGATGAGGAAAATGTCTGGACATGGGTGGATGGGACAACTTTGGCCAAAAGGTATTGAAATACTAATGCAAAGTAAATTTGCAGCTAATGTTAATATAATTAGATTTTAGTGTAGTATTGGATAATTCTGACCCAGTGATAACACTGGATTTATTTTGTCCTACTCTGGAGATCATGAAGGTGAATGCAAAATCCAGTATATCCAGTTTGCCGACAGTTAAAATATTTCACTCTAGGCTTAAACTTCATACACTATTAACTTTATTTCCCATTATTATTAATGCAAAATATATTTCACTAGAACACTGTCCTTTTATCAATTTTTTCCGGTCACAGCTACTGGTACCATCCACAGCCTGACAATGGAGGAGACGAACATATTGAAGAGGATTGTGCCGAGTTACTAAATTACAACAATGATTTGTTACTCACATGGAACGACATATCTTGCTTAAAAACTAATCACTGGATTTGTGAAACTGTGTCATAATGGAAAAATTGAAGCATGAacgtttttttaatcattacaATGAACCTTTTAGTGACTTAGCCTGATCGATTGATAGTTGGAGATGACTGGCTACTGTGTAAATGTAAAGTGTGATGTACTTTCATCATATTTTTCAGTGAAACACTGGGgttttttcagcatttcagCACCTTATATTAGTAGTTAGTGGGTTAATTGTTTCGAGGATGAACTTTTTCTGGTCATTTGTAATTTTCTATTAATCACAATACAAGACATTTTTTGGTTCAGTCTGTTTCCTGGGTTCAATTTAAATACTGTTTTAGTGTTGCTGTAGTTTTGGGTTTCATTTcttgttttgaatttatttctcatgaagtttttaattccctctgtttttcactctttatggcctttaaatggtaaatggtaaatggcctgtatttatatagcgctttactagtccctaaggaccccaaagcgctttacatatccagtcattcacccattcacgcacacattcacacactggtgactTCCCTTGTCCCTTCTTCAGGTTTCCTGAATATTGCAGCCCTAATTTCTCTTcatgttctttgttttctgtggcTTCTtgtggttttttgggggggggagcTCCAAATGTcttaatgttatttttcaaaaatataaaatctcTTACTATTGTCACAGAGATGATACCCTGTTTCTCTTTCATGTTCAATCAACATTCAGACCTTCGCTGCACTTACTGTGCTCTCCACATCTGtccaatatttatttaaacccataaaaaaaaaaaagtactacaGAGTTCAGCATGAAGCACTTGACTTTAAGCACGAAGACGCAGGCCATGTGACATGTCATCATGTATCATACTGTATTGCCTAAAAGTATTTAATGCAAGTTTAGTCTTGTTGCAATATaacaaatttattttttgttattttatttttcccatGCTTCCATGTAtgtatttgtctttgtttcatcTATTTAGATATAATGCTATTCTCTCGAGCTTTTATGACAAGAATGACCCTTGTAGTAATAGTTCTGTAAACATTGTACATCGAGCTGAGTTCATGCTGAATTTGAATTAACGTGTCATGGTGGGTGACACCGGTGTGTTTCAGAacaggacccaaaagcagatgGTGAAAGAGGAACTGCAGATTTCTACAAAAAAAcgagcctttattgtggctgaaGGCAGTAGCAAACATGAAGCtatgaaaaaaaactgtgacaaCTATAGCATGTctaacagacgacctgacaaacAACCAAaggaagacagaggacttaaatacacaaaggAGTTGATCagggaagtgggaacacatgggGAAGCAGCTGACTGAAATAAACATAATGACGACATGACAAAAAACACACcagactctttcaaaataaaacaggaaaccttgagaaaataacaataaaggaagaataaaactaaaacacacaaaacactagGTCGTAGACACAGTACCGTGACATAAAGTAAGTTACTCCTCCTTTTTTGATTTTGTCTGATATTGAATATTCATCtaaatacatgttttatttcaaaataagcAATATAAGCATATAACCTATAGTTACATGAAATATTCCTCTGTATAGATATGtttccaaaaagttgattctgttcatctgaaggTCTAAacactatgtccagatgaacagaatcaacttttttggtttccttacctggataattgagcatgcatcaacatACTGATATAGTTATTGAAAGACCTCAGGTTTAGTGCTGATCCATCCGACCAGCTGAAGGGCCCATCTCTGCCATGTAGACCAATCCAGACCAAGAGATAAAAATCTCCATCCAGACAATATATGTCCCTCTGATGAGATATTGGACAGCAAGTA
This sequence is a window from Oreochromis niloticus isolate F11D_XX linkage group LG6, O_niloticus_UMD_NMBU, whole genome shotgun sequence. Protein-coding genes within it:
- the LOC109202408 gene encoding C-type lectin domain family 12 member B, producing MTGPPHSGVKKISCRYTAVFLGLLCLFLLAGLLTLVFLCKSELDQEQTSYKELEDKLNQLKDSYNDLAKVREQLQQKLEITRTNKLPKDKCPLWVSFGPSCYYISSEVKTWEESRKDCQRRNSDLVIINSDEEQVRDNNKYLALISGKSTKMLGLERQCMSQTYCFRIMILLLLFWAEIHYEPRQKSLAWPD